TCGTCGTTGAGCTGGTGCCACTTGAGGATCTCGATGCCGGCCTCGGCCAGCTCGGGCCGCACCTCCTCCTGGAACACCCGGGCCTGCTCCCGCACCAGCTCGCGGCTCCGGGCGAGGATCGTCGCGTGCACGTCGCGGGGCATCGACCCGCTCACGGTGGGCACGGCGACGCCCGCGGCGATCCGGCGCTTCAGCCCGGCCACCCGCACCATGTAGAACTCGTCGAGGTTGCTGGCGAAGATGGCCAGGAACTTGGCCCGCTCCAGGACCGGCACCCGGGGACGGTCCTTCGCGAGGTCCAGCACCCGGTTGTTGAAGGCCAGCCAGGACAGCTCCCGGTCGAGGAAGCGGTCCGGCGGCAGGTGCGGCGGGGGAGCGTCGGGGTCCGCGAGCGGGTCGCCGGCCGTCCCCCGGATGCTGGTGAGGGGTGACACGTCGACTGCGTCCATCCGGTCTCCTGAGGTGCGGCCCGCGGTCGCCCGGCCCCTCGCGACGCCGGTGGAGCGCGGCGCGGTCGCGACGTCGGGGGGTCCGGGTGTCCGGGGGCTCACGGTTGGGCGTACATCACATCACGGCTGGCTGTGCTGAAGCCACGCCCGGTGTACAGGCCGACGGCCCCGGCGTGGTCCCCCTCGACGTACAGCTCCACCTCGGTGTCGCCCACCGCCCGCAGGTGCTGCAGGCCCGTGTCCAGCAGGGCGCCGCCGAGGCCCTGGCCGCCGGCGCCCGGGTCGACGCCCAGCACGTACACCTCGCCGAGCGTGCCGGGGTGCTGCTTGGTCCAGTGGAAGCCCACCAGCACCCCCGCCCGCTCGGCCAGGAAGAACCCGCCCGCGTCGAACCACGGCTCGGCCATCCGCAGGGCGAGGTCGTCGGCGGTGATGGCGCCCTGCTCGGGGTGGGAGGCGAAGGCGCGGGCGTTGACGCCCAGCCAGGCCTGCTCGTCGCGGCCGGGCTCGAAGGTGCGGATCTCGACGCCGTCGGGGACGCGCGGTGCGCGCAGTCCCGCGTCCAGCGGGCGCGTCATCACCAGCAGCTCCCGGGCGGGCACCAGGCCCACGTGCCGCGCCAGCACCTGCGCGGCGGGACGGTCGCCCACCGCCCAGACCTGCAGCCGGCTGGGCGCCTGCGCGACCAGCTGCCGGAGCAGCGACGTCCCCACCCCCTGGCGCCGTTGCCCGGGGTGCACGACCAGCTGCCCCGTGCTGGACCCGAGCCCGCGCTCCAGCTGGGCGTAGCCGCGGAGGGGCGCACCGTCGGCCACGTCCGCGCCGTCGGCGGGCAGGGCGAGCACGTGCCGCACGTCGCCGGGGTGCTCGAGGGCCAGCAGCGCGGCCTCGTTCAGCGCGCTCGCACCGTCGACCACGGCCGCGTCGGCCACCAGCCGGCGCACCGCGTCGGCGTGGGCCGGGTCGAGCCGTTCCAGGGTGGTGGTCCGGACCGAGCGCGCCATACCGCCGACAGTAGGGGATCTATGCTGGCCGGTGCTGGCCCGCCCCGCCCCGGGCGCGGGCGACGCCTGAGGGGACGTGGATGCGCGACGAGGAGTACCAGGCCGACCAGGTCGCCGCCTACGGGGCGAGCGGCCAGCCGGCCGTCGCCGCGCGGATGACCCCGCACCTGCGGATCACCCAGGTCGGGACCGCCGCCGCCGCCGCGTCGGTGCTGGCCGCCGTCGGGGCCCTGGTCACCTTCCCCCGGTTCACCACCGCGACGGCGTCCGGCGTCGGCTGGGGGGCGTTCCTGCTGGTCTGCGCGGTGCTGGTGCTCGGCATCTGCGTGCTGCAGCTGCTGGCCTGGCGCCAGGCGATGGCCTGGTGGCGCGGCGAGCGCGCCACCGGACCGCGGACGCTGGCCCCCTTCTCCTGGTGGGCCCACGTCGCCTCCTACCCCGTCGCCGTCGGCGCCCTCTTCGCCGCGATGGCGGGCTGTGCGGCCGCGGGCTGGTCGGCCACGGCGGCCGCGCTGATGGCGCTCTCCCTCGTGCTGCTGCTGGGCGGCCAGATCCTCGGCGCCGTGCAGTACGTCCGGCCCGAGGGCCCGCCCGGGACCGTGCCCGCCCACATGCGCCGGCTGCTGGCCCGGGAACGGGCCCGGCAGGAGGCCGCGGCGGCGATCGTCGAGCGGGACACCCCGCAGCCCGGCGATGCCCCCCGCCGCTGACCGGGCCCCCGTCCCGGCCGTCGAGGTCCCGGCGGCGCTGGCCGCCTCCCACCGGCGCTACTTCGGCGCTGCCGGCGACCGCTGGGTCGCTGCGCTGCCCGGGCTGGCCGCGCACTGGCTGGACCGCTGGTCGCTGACGCCGGACGGCCCCGCCGCCTCGGGTGCGGTGGCCCTGGTGCTGCCCGTGCGCCGGGCCGACGGCACCCCCGCCGCGCTCAAGGTGCAACCCGTCGACGACGAGACGGTCGGCGAGGGGCTGGCCCTCCGGCTCTGGGCCGGCCGGGGCGCCGTCGCCCTGCTCGAGCACGACGAGGCCAGCGGGACGATGCTGCTCGAGCGGCTCGACGCGGCGCGCAACCTGCTGTCCGAGCCGGACGACCGGACGGCGACGAGGCTGATCGCGGACCTGCTGGCCCGGTTCAACGCCGTGACCGCCCCACCGGTGCTCCGCCGGCTGGTCGACGTCGCCGGCGCCACCCTCGCGTCGGTGCCGCAGGCGCTCGCGCTGGCGGCCGACCCGGCGGAGCGCGCGCTGCTCGGGCGGG
The window above is part of the Friedmanniella luteola genome. Proteins encoded here:
- the mshD gene encoding mycothiol synthase, with the protein product MARSVRTTTLERLDPAHADAVRRLVADAAVVDGASALNEAALLALEHPGDVRHVLALPADGADVADGAPLRGYAQLERGLGSSTGQLVVHPGQRRQGVGTSLLRQLVAQAPSRLQVWAVGDRPAAQVLARHVGLVPARELLVMTRPLDAGLRAPRVPDGVEIRTFEPGRDEQAWLGVNARAFASHPEQGAITADDLALRMAEPWFDAGGFFLAERAGVLVGFHWTKQHPGTLGEVYVLGVDPGAGGQGLGGALLDTGLQHLRAVGDTEVELYVEGDHAGAVGLYTGRGFSTASRDVMYAQP
- a CDS encoding aminoglycoside phosphotransferase family protein codes for the protein MPPAADRAPVPAVEVPAALAASHRRYFGAAGDRWVAALPGLAAHWLDRWSLTPDGPAASGAVALVLPVRRADGTPAALKVQPVDDETVGEGLALRLWAGRGAVALLEHDEASGTMLLERLDAARNLLSEPDDRTATRLIADLLARFNAVTAPPVLRRLVDVAGATLASVPQALALAADPAERALLGRVAGLLAELLTEPVGDRLLHWDLHHSNVLATLDGAGWRAIDPKPLAGDPGFELLPALWNRWDAVVATGDVPRAVRARFDLMTEVMGLDRGRAAAWTAVRVLQDACWDLTSGRSVTISPPHRAVAQAVLERRPG